From Daucus carota subsp. sativus chromosome 6, DH1 v3.0, whole genome shotgun sequence:
CCTTTCGAAAACCATAGAACCTGTTTCCCATTCATTTCCTTGTTATATAGTACTCATTTTTTCTGTTATATTAATAGCCATGCAGCTTCTCTTATCAGCCACTTCACACACAAAAACAACAGGTTCTCTCCATCTAATCTCCAAGTTCCACAAAATATTAGTAGTGGGTCAGGCATGGATGTCAACGACAACGATCCTGGAAGAAGCTACAATGTTCATGGCACAATGTTAGTCATAGCTATAGTATCAGTATCATTCTTTGTAATACTTGTCATACTCGTTTTCATATATGTAAGGTGTGTTCTTCATCGTCAAGCCCGTCGTCGCACAGCCCTCGGACTGCTAGGCCTCCCTCATGAACCACCAGTGACCGGACTTGATCTAGCAATCATTGAATCACTGCCGACTATTGTTTTCAGACATGACCTTAAGGACGGCGCTATAGAGTGTGCAGTTTGCATAAGTAACTTAGAGGATGGCGAAATGATTAGATTTTTACCAAATTGCGAACACAATTTCCATGTAGCTTGTATTGATACATGGTTAGGTACAAACACAACCTGTGCGGTTTGTAGGACTGTGGCAGAGCCAATGAAGGTCGTGCTTACGCCTGTAGTAGCCACACCAGAAGCTGCGAAGCCTATAGATGTTGAAAGCACAGACAGAACAGGTGAGGATTCGGGGAAGTACTTGGTTCATCATCAAGGTTAAGTTCATTTCGGAAAATGCTTAGCAGGGATCATTCAACACAAAGAATTTAAACTGGTTTAAAAGACGATATTCGGAGGCAATAATGGTTTGTTTAAATACAGTTAAATATCACATTAATTTCTGTCCGTCTTTTTATAGCCACTGTAATGTACCTTATTCTGTTTCATCAATACATTTGGTCAAGCTGTATTAAACTAACAAAGACACCTCTTAGATCACTGTAAAGTATGAACTTCATCCTTCATAACTGCTTATTTTACATAAGCCGTATCAGAGGTTCACATACATTAGTGGAATTATCCAATCAGATGCACAACTAAAGCTATGATGTTTGCAGTTCTATGTACTCATCAGATTGACGAAGTAGATTTATAGTAAAGATACTGGGTGACACTTGAACAGAATGAAGATAGAATTCAAATATTGTAATCAGCATATAGGAGATATGAATTtcatttatcatatataataaactttaaTAATGCATATCCCATATAGTGGGATAGCTACAACTAActtggcaaaaaagaaaaaagaaacagaaTTGGTACAGATGACATCATGCATACCTTCTAGGCTTCTACACATAATTCTTTTTCCTTGCCTAAGAAGTGATACATGCCGCATACTTTCTACAAAAAATTCTCTGCCTTCGCTTTTTCACTTGATATGCTAACATTATCAACACAACCAGTCGTCAGCACTTTCAGAATACCAATCCAAAGATTATGTGAATTAATGGTATTAAGGCCCAAAATTTTGGGCAACCGAGATAATTGCTGTTATTAATATCTGCAAACGTTGGACCTGTTCCCACAGACGATGAATCAGTAAAGTTCACATTTTTGCCTGTTGAGCTGCATCCATAAAAGAGAGAACAATAAAACCTAATAAGTTTATTTTCTCACTAAATTGTAAATTGATTGCACTGACTTTTATTTGTAGAAAACAAAAGGAAGTGTACTCAATATAGTTCTTATTATGTGTTGTATGTGAGTGCCTGTGGGTTATATGAATAGCcaagaaaaatcacaaacttgCATCATTATGGAAAGTTTTGCAGATATTACAGCAATGCACATATCACTGTAAGTAACAAGGAATATTTTAAGAACTAGTAACACAAAATTAGTTGTACTCTACCCTTAATGACATGATACATGTAAATCGTAATATTGATTCTGTAAGAACTACGCACCACAATCATCAGCAGTCACTTTGTAAGTCTGACACTTCATAAGTGTAAGTACAACTAGTTTCAGCAATCATCATTACGGACTGCAattacttcaaaatcaaaattatattctcCTTTATGATTGTCTCAaagtagaatttttttttacttatttcaGAGTTCAGACAATAATTTTGACTATATGTCTATAAGTACCTAATATTAGGTTGCTTACTCCAAGTAGGTTATATAAATAAAGACATGAACACATCCATATTAGTGTTAGAGATCTAGTGGGGAGGAGGGACGATATGTAGTTCGCCGCCCTAAAAAGCAAATATTCAGTTTATTTACTGACGAACTCCAAAAATTAACACATAAAATATACTAAAAGAAGTAACAAGTTTAAGCTAATAATTCTAACTTGCATTTAAATTCAAATGTGAAGCAAATTTATGAATATGAAAATTCATTGAATTTGGATAGAAATCATGAGCTGGGGGAAATAAAAACAGTTAAGTAacttaatcaatttaatattgttaatatttttgccTATATTAGTCGATGCACAATAGATTATGAAGGTAGTAAGGTACTATCAACATTTATGACAACTCCAAAATGAAAACTATCAAACACGAACTTACCACATAATTCATAGGCCATAGCTAAACAGTTTACACGTTTAAATGATATTGATGgggaattaatattttaagagtAGTGAAACAAAAGGGGAAATAAATAAAGAGAACAGAGTTTGCTGAATGTCGCAGACAAgggggttaattatcaatacTTATTTCAGACTATATGTCTATAAGTGCCtaaaatttggttgcttagtcCAAGtaggttatatatataaaggcaTGAACATATCCATATAAGTTTTAGAGATTTACTAGGGAGGAGGGATGATATGTAGTTGTTGCCCTTAAAAGCAAATATTCAGTTTATTTACTGACAAACTGCATCAAGGATCAACATATAACACATAAAGCAGATGAGAAAACTGTAACAAGTTTACTCTAATAATTCTGAGTTGCCTATTAAAATTGTTTACCATGTGAAGCAAATTTATGATTGTGAAAAATTCATCGAATTTTGATACAGATCATACGCAGaggaaaataaaaatagttaatCTAACTGAATCAACCTaatattgttaatattttcacCTAAATTAGTCGATGCAACATAGAAATAATGAAAGTACGATCAACATTTATGACAACTCGAAAACCTAAAGTATCAAATATGAACTTACCACATAATTCATAACTAAACAGTTTTCAAGTTGAAATGATATCGACCGACCATTAATACTTTACGAGTAGCAAAACAGAAGGGGAAACAAATAAACAGAACAGAGATCGCTGAATGTCGCAGCTAAGGGGGTTAACCATCAATACAAAAGTGTGCGTGCATCTCTCTTTACACAGAGTCTGTCTAGTAATCAATTAAGTATTTAACATGTTATAAACACAGTAAAATCCAGGTTTAAAATTACCTTGATGGGAATTTACAATTAGCACGACCTGAAATAAAAACAACTCAATTATTGACAATGCCAGTAAATAAATTAGAAGTATTAGTTGGGCAGAGTAAAAAGAGAACTAACTGGGGTTGAGAGAAGTGAGAGCAGCAGCATTGTCAAAATTACAGCTATCTTCAGTCAAGCCATGCTTGAGAAAGTAATCATTGAAAGCGAACGACGCCGTTCGCTGAATATCGGCTGGATCATAGCAGGGGCCGCCTTGTTGGATAGCGGTACAATCAGCACCACCGGAGCTACAGGCCCAATCGAGAGCGGACTGAAGGGCCGCATCCTCGGCGTTGTTCTTGGCCACGCACCACAGCTCCTGGCCGCGGATTTGGGCCGATTGAACCTGTGTTGAACAGATGAAAATAAGGATGAGTGTGAAAGAGAGTTTCATTACTCCAGTAAGTTGATTTGAATCTAGCAGAGGAAAGTAGACTAGTTGGACTAGTTGTCTCTGGGAATTTACTTGCTCCACATATGACCGTTAAGCCGTTTGTCTCTCCCTGTTTTCTGTCTTTTAGGTTAAGTTAtccttgttttatttaaaattaaagagTAAATAACATATTCTGGGGAGGGATGTCGGTCGTGATGGCTAGACAAGGAATttcgataaatataatttgGTGTTATTTTCTCTTTCGAGAAATTGTATCCCGACTTATAAGTCTTAAGTCACAAGTCATAAATTCAGCCAAACGATTGAATATCAGACTAATTTCAGATAATAAGTATTGCACGattgaaaattgatattataattgatgattaagaAATTGATTTTAGGACGGTAGCCTGTAGGCATGTTGTGTAGCAAATTCTCGCATCAACTATAATCACATACTTGAATTTGTATTGAGGTTTCCTCACACGAAAATGGTCGAAAAGCTCTCTCGTAACAAGgattataacaaataaaaagCGACATTATATAATCGATGGTGTGTCGTAATAAGAACAATATCGAATAGAATAAATAGTagtttataatttgaaaatttggtgGTTCTTGTATTGAAAGGATATTGTAGAATAgatattaatcaaataattttatAGTTCCAAAATTCGATGGTTCTTAATTGAAAGGATATTGTAGAATAGATGTTAATCAAATCTCATGcaataaaatttaaagaagaTTTCTCATCAAAATAAGCTGTCAACATTTATATTAGCATGGGGTCTTTTGGACGCTTTCGCAAGGACAAGATCTTTTAAGaagaatttgaaatcaaatcaacGTGTGATTGGTCAAGTTTCAAAATAGACAATATCATAAATTATTGAGTATTGTGCAACAACAATTACGATTATAGATTTATCAGAATACTTTCGTTTTACAACTTCTCCCTCCATTTTTCAGTATACCGGGTCTTGACTTTACATTTTTAAGTGATCTCATAAATTAGTGCAAGAAATTCTTGGCATCATAATACCAATCACAAGCTTTTGATACAGAAAGAACTAATAACAATATGAAGACTTAAAGCACAAAAtccttctctctttttttgCTGCTAAGCTAAAAATGAAGAACACAGATCCTTGATTAGTTGCTTTCATGAGTTGTCTGATTCATCTTATCATTATCTGCTCGCTGAAAGCAGAGCAGTTTGGATGATCAGAGATCTTGTCAGCTGATAAATGTAATAAAGATTTAGCCGATGCTTGTGCTGTGTCCTCATTATCCATCTTCTTTGCATCCTCCTGGTAATTATACACTTGCCTGAGTCTCTCAATTTCCCTTTTCAGAGCTTCTTGATGAGCTGCACACATGCATTTAACATTCATAACATATCCAAAGATAAAGAACTATATGAAACTCTCTGATCACGCAATGTATACAGTATACTTTACATGATTTCAGAGTTTGAGGCTTACCATCTTTGAAAACCTTGTCTTGGGAGAGAGCTGCGATTCTTTGTTTAAGAACACTGTTATCAACATTTAAAACCAGCCGCTGGTGGTCTAGAAATGCAACGCGTGGTGACAACACTGAGATCTCAGCCTTTGATTCATAAACCAAAATGATAATTAGAAAGTATAATAGACTACAATGCATTTGAAAtatcttctcttttctttttttaaaccTCTATCAGCAATGCAAGATTCACATAGAGGTGCAGAGTATTTTGAGCTACATACCTGTAATGAATTCACAGCACGTTCAAGCTCAGATACATATTGCAATTTCCTCACTCTGGATCGTTGTGCTGATTGTCTGTTGGCCAGGATTCTAGTCCGAATCACAAATGTTAAAGAATATTAGTAACTAAAAGAACATATTACACCCTGACAGGTAGTAAGGATATTTGTTTGACAAAGTAAAAGACATTACTAGGAGTAACATAATTgcatatcatataatatatacctACCTCTTAACTCGTCTTGGGTCGAAAATCTTGTCACTGTAATTGTCTGTAGTCGCGCCAGCAGCAGCACCACCACCATGATGCTGATCATCCAATGCACTTTCAGACTCCTCAAACCCGTTTCCTAGCTGCTTCATTTGCTGATCAGTTGAGGTAGTCGTACAACTCTTAGTTGGATTATCAATAATGGCATTATGATCAGACGGTGAAGAAGAATTGGGGAAATCTACAGTGGGGTCGATGTCATCAGTAAACATGTCCATGAATTGCTTTTCATCAAATCGATCAAACTCAGTCGCAGCAGCAGGACTCATTCTGGTCCCTGGTGCAGAGGATATAATTCCGCATTCTCCTTCCTCGTCCAAAACCACCTGATCAAGAAAGGCAATAGAGTCGCTGGCAGACCTTCTGTGAGACCCCCGCTTAGACGAGGATGAGAAGTTAAGGAAGTCGTCGGCCCACGAGTGGGCTTCTGAGGTAGCCAAGTTATGCGAAGAAAGATGAGGCCAGTTTGATGTCATGTTGGGAACTTTCGGAGGCAAGTGTGCCATTCTTAGATAATAAGATCagataaaaatgaaactacGAACTTAAAAGTAACTTAAGTAGCTAAAATGAGAATTGGACAAGTATATAACGAGTGAAATGAGGAGAGCTGGAAGCAAATAAATCAACTACAAGCAATGCAGCAAAGTCTTTGAATATATAGTATAGTATGAGATGAGAACATGCACAATTGCTAAGACAGCTACAAGATACAACATGATCATGATCACTTGAAGTTCCACATTcttttaaatacataaatatttatatgcaGTTTGTGAtactaaatgaaaaaaatagagAGATAGTGGGGAGATCACATGGGGACAGCTATCAACAGCTGGTAAGAAGGTTGAGTCTCCACTGTATTACTGGAAAGTTGGATGCATCAGTAAAACAAGGAGGAATCAAACACCATGTGCTACTTGCCTTTTCCTACATGCATCATTCACCTCTTAATCATATTTACTCAACTGCTAATGCTAAAGGAATGTCTAGTTGAACTGTGATAGAAAATTCTTCATATTGCCTGTGTGAAGAAGAATGATTAAAAGACCAAGAGATACTAAACAAGGTTCACAAATTTGTAGCAGCAATTGACTTGGACAAGGCCATCTGAGCACTTGATACATTTCTCTGAGAAAATGGGAGATGGAGCCGGCAGAGGCGGATGAGATGGATAAATAGAAGAGGAATTTTCTGTCGCAACATCATTTTCGAataaattatagttatatttttatatattagtgacCTGTGCAGTACGTATGCATGATTGTAATATAAGCTAGATGTATAGAGGAAGATGGAGAGAATAAACAGGGAAGCTTGCAGGGGTAAACATGCCACAAACATCTTAACTAATTTGCGGGCCCAACTCTCCCATGAAAATGtttgtgaaaatatttttttttaaaaaaatctctaaAAAGTATATCtcgaataattttttaaaaataattctcaaaaatttttgtatatatttttttaaaaatttagagtaaaatattatttctctttaattttgtttttataaaacgtttttgaaataaaaataattactgaacatatactatttttatgaaaaaaaatcctaaaaaacaTTTTAcgaaatatatatttagagaaATATTTTCAGtgaaaagtattaaaatatcttacgaaaattattttctaaaattaatttattttcattaaacAACCCAACCTAAAATAACTTAGGTGTCATTGAGGCCCTCATAATCATGGATTCTATCTAAAAATATGATATCTCTTTttattactaataaaaagagatATCCTCTTACTAACTTTTTTTACTGATGAACTGTATTACTGTAATATGATATCTAATAtcctatatattataaatatgatataacTTTGATATCTCTTTTTATTTCTGTTTACTAAATATCTTAGATTCGATATCTACCAAATCTGatatcaaaatatcataaatatccTAACATTTATATTTCTCGAAAAGTTGGAGTATAAAtctcttttccttttttatgGGAGTATAACTCTTTGTATTATCATCGGTGAGAACAAAAGGAACAAGACAGAGAATTTTCACAAACAATTTTACAAATCTGTCTTGTTTTTTCCTAAAGAAAGGTGATGAGTTGAGGAAAACAAAGCACCCGCCCGTTGCATATTCAAAAACTTAACATAAATGATAAACCCCTCAAAAATCTCTAAATTCTACACTCCCTCAACCCTATAAATAATCTCTTGTAGTTGCCAAAACTCCCCACCGCATCCAATTTTCTGTCCAATCTCGATTCTAATATTTCGTTCATATACAAAGCATTCAAGAAAGAAATGGAGGGTTCAGGAGTGTGCAACAACGACAACAAAGAGAACATCAACCCATTCTTCATTTATGAGGACAACTCCCCCTCAGCTTTCTGTCCCTCCGcaagcaagaaaaagaagaaccaAAGCAAGTTGTCAGAGAGGACGCCGTTAAGAGACATCACTCATCTCTTTGTTCCTCGTGAAACAGCTTCTAAACCTGTTTCTCTGCCTGCTTCAACCGTCACGAATCGCCAAAAATCAAAGGCGGTTCAGCATACTGATGTCATGCAGGCTACCGCTCCCAAATCTTCTATCAAGCACTTCAGATAGATAAACTCATGTTTTcttgttttaattcattttgTTTCAGCCTCTGGGATTTTACTTTTCAAGCAAAAATGATAACCAAATTTTGCGGTTTGATTTTGTGTTCTCAGCTATGTTACAGTTCTGCTGCTTATTTCTTCTGCTATTAAACAGTAATATTTttagtaaaaaatataaatttcaaaaaattatacatacagTAAACTTGCTTAGAATTTGATTTCGTTTGTTCTATCTGTAGTTCTTTAAACCACAAAAACGGATTTATTTCACAAACATTATCCTGATTTTGTTGCGAGAATGCAGTTTATTGCTTCATTTTTCACGCCCAGAAAGACACCAAAAGGGGCAATTTTGTACTTGGAAAGTATAAAACCAAGATTTCGAGAGTCAATGATTTGCATTTAAAACTTTTAGTAATGATGAATGTTTACACAGAAAAATCTAAAAATCTAATATTCACCGACACAGACCAGAAAAATAATCATACATATTCAAATCGGATTCCAattgaatgataataatatataaatcttatcAGATCtcaaataatctcaattgaatactatcttcaaacataatttaaaatcatgactgaatatcaacaaattttttggataacttgaaattttaattgaaCACATCTCGTTTAGCGAGACACGCTGGGTTGAAATAGCATTCGTGAGCAAGTAAAACCATCtaatatttcttatatattGCACTAACTAATAatttctctgattcaacaaatgTAATAACTCAGAGAGAGCTAAAATGCTACTGCTATAAGATAAGTTTCCAACCATTATATACTTGAGAAGTGTTTTAGCTTTTCATTTCTAGTTTAATGTTTTGTTTGTACGGTCTGAAGAGCAAGTTCTCACAGGCTACAGGTAAGAACCACTGATAGGAAGGTGCTATACTAGATGGAACATGGAATATATCATTCAAGTCCAAAGAAATAGGAAATGCTGCTTGTCATTTACCAATCCAGTGTCCTTCATCCTGACTTACTGGGAACAAGTGTGCAGACTGGACAACAAAGAGTTCTGTTCTATCTACTTTAGAGTTATGACTTGGGAGTATAAAAGTCCCCAGAGAGATCAAATGTAATAAGTGAATTCGCTAATAGAGATTAAGTCCAAACTCGCATAGTTGGAGAAAGATTGAAGCTGTTACACCAATCATAGGTCAAGGCAGATGTAGTAAAAATATCTTATCCGCTGAAATCCTAGCATTGACAGGTATCGAACATAATCTAGTACCTAATAATAATGAGCAATCTACCTGATATAGCAAGTGCAAAAACAAAGAAATTGGGTATCATCACAGGCATTGCTCATTTGAGAGTGTATGTTACTCTTGTTTTTTCCTTTCTAGTTACTGTTCTGTGTGCGTGGGATCAAGAGCAAGTTCATAGAGCTCAGAATCAGTATAGAAAGGTACCATAATTGGCTGAAACAGCATTGCAAACGCAGAGAAGCGGGTCATGGGGTTTGGGAGTGTGCCAACCAAATGTGTAGTTGGGGGACTACATGAGTTTATAGGATCTTCCTTTCAGACTGGCAACAATTTTTAACACTTGACAAACAGTGAGTTTGTTTGTCAAACAAACTCATTATTGGATGCTGAAGAACACCCGACGCTGTTATCCCAGTCAAAGGTCAAGGCAGATTTGGTATAAAACAATCTTGTCATCTGAATGCCAAATGCCAAGCATTTGAAATATACTTTACTCCTATAGATATTAAAATACTGCCACTTGTGCCCCTAAGAAGACAAGTATAAAATTCATGTTCGCACACCCTCATTAAGAAAATGAAACAGATAAAGAAGTTGTTACTAAATGTACCTTTCTTGCAGGATCCTTGTTGGGAATCCTCTGCAGTTGTGGACTTGCAGTTATGGAATTATCAACATGATCAGAACCAGTAAATTCATTACTGCTGAGCAAGAGCTCGTGGATTGTGATGTCAGAGGAGGCAACAACGGCTGTAATGGCAGATTCACAACAAAAGCATATATGTGCAAGAGTGGTGGTCTCAACACAGCAATATTATCCTTATGTAGGAAAATTGATGTTAATGATaagtcaaaattcaaaattatgcgGCCAGCTTAACTCATTAGATACAAGCAACTGCAGATGTTGAGACAAAATAACAGCTCGCAAACCACCACACAACAGTAAGGGTTGATACATCTGTATATAGTTTTCAGGCCTATTCCAAAGGATTACTCATCTTATCCTATTGTGGCAAGAATATCAATCATCTACTATCATTAGCCACAGAGAATACTTTAGAAAACCTATTCTGGCTTGTAAGAACTCATGAAGCACGAAGCACCGACTACGGAGAAGGTGCTCATATTAGAATTGAAAACAGAACAAACGAACCAAGTGGCAACTGTGGCATTGCATTGTAAACCTACCTAGCATACAATACATAAATGTCTGTACATTACTATACTTGTTATAGGGCCTGGCTAGTGTCATTCCAGTTTATGTAGGTCTAAGTGAATCTTACTCTAGATAACGTCAATGTATCTAACAATTTGGAAAAGAATTTACTTCTTGTCAGGATCTGTCATGCATTTGAACAT
This genomic window contains:
- the LOC108226196 gene encoding RING-H2 finger protein ATL40; the encoded protein is MDVNDNDPGRSYNVHGTMLVIAIVSVSFFVILVILVFIYVRCVLHRQARRRTALGLLGLPHEPPVTGLDLAIIESLPTIVFRHDLKDGAIECAVCISNLEDGEMIRFLPNCEHNFHVACIDTWLGTNTTCAVCRTVAEPMKVVLTPVVATPEAAKPIDVESTDRTGEDSGKYLVHHQG
- the LOC108225312 gene encoding PLASMODESMATA CALLOSE-BINDING PROTEIN 5 codes for the protein MKLSFTLILIFICSTQVQSAQIRGQELWCVAKNNAEDAALQSALDWACSSGGADCTAIQQGGPCYDPADIQRTASFAFNDYFLKHGLTEDSCNFDNAAALTSLNPSRANCKFPSSSTGKNVNFTDSSSVGTGPTFADINNSNYLGCPKFWALIPLIHIIFGLVF
- the LOC108226899 gene encoding basic leucine zipper 61; this translates as MAHLPPKVPNMTSNWPHLSSHNLATSEAHSWADDFLNFSSSSKRGSHRRSASDSIAFLDQVVLDEEGECGIISSAPGTRMSPAAATEFDRFDEKQFMDMFTDDIDPTVDFPNSSSPSDHNAIIDNPTKSCTTTSTDQQMKQLGNGFEESESALDDQHHGGGAAAGATTDNYSDKIFDPRRVKRILANRQSAQRSRVRKLQYVSELERAVNSLQAEISVLSPRVAFLDHQRLVLNVDNSVLKQRIAALSQDKVFKDAHQEALKREIERLRQVYNYQEDAKKMDNEDTAQASAKSLLHLSADKISDHPNCSAFSEQIMIR